GCGGCGCCGGGAAGGGGCTCCGGCAGGGAGCGGAACGGATTGTCACCAAGTGGGGGCAAGGCACGTCGGGGGGGCAGGGGCGCtctgggggctggggctgcagggacgctgggctctgcccagcacaagcagggtgcaggcagagccagggcagtGCAGGCACCAGCACTGCCCAACTGCCCCGGCCAGCAGCGCACCCAGCCCTGCCGAGGGGCAAAACAAGAGGGGACCCGGGGCAACCCCGGCAGAGCAGGGTCTGTGCGAGGTGGTCCCTGCCCACGCTGGGGGGCTGAGCCTCGGGCACAAGGCAAGGCGCGGCCCTGCCCCGTGCTCTCCGGTGCAGGGGGGCTCCTGTCCACGCTGCAGGCAGCCACAGCCACGGTGGAAGGGGCAGGCAGCgggcaagcaggcagcagaggctgACGCCTGGCCATTATTGCTGTTGAAGGGCACGGGTGGAGGCAGACAGGCCCTCGGGAGGTGGTGGGGAGCCGGGACACAGTGGGCCGAGCCAGGGACACGGGCAGAGGCCCGGCAGGTGCCAAGGgcggcaggggcagggggatgccGTGCCGTGGGCTAGGCTCAGGGCACAGCCACTCCTGCCCCGGCCAGCCCAGCCTGAGCAATAACAACCCAGGGACCCCACATGCTGCCCACGCCGGGGGACCTGCATgaccccccagcagcagctcccacctcGGGCAGGGGACACGGCTGCCAGTGCAGGGCCAGTGAGCGCCAGGGGCCCCGCTGCCATCAAATACCCCAGCGTAGGGTACAGGATGGACGCGGGGCCAAGAGAGATGGTGCAAGACTGGGACGGTGCCGAGCTGGGGACGGTGCTGGCGGGGCCATGCCCGGCAGCCCAGACCAGGGCCAAGGGACGATGCCGGCGGGTGGGGAGCCCCGGGCTGCTGCGGTGCAGGAGGGGGATGGGGGCAGAGTCCGGGGCCCCTCGGCCTCACCTGCCCCGGCCCCAcagtgctgggcagggaggagggaggggcgGGAGGGCTCATCAAAGGGCACTTTGGTCTCTGATGAAGGCAGTCCTCTCACTGTGGGCCTCGTACTCCTCACCGTCCGACTCGGAGGGGCCCTCTTCCTGCCAGATGTCGGAGGGGAGCCCCTTGTAGGAGATAATCCCGCTGTCCAGAGCATAGACCTTCACACCCCGCAGGCTGAAGCCTGAGCGCGCCTGCAGCACCAGGAAGACGGTGACAAAGATGACGACGATAAGGATGCAGCTGAGACTGGCGATGAGGACAGGCAGGTTGGCTGGAGGGGGGGCCTTGGCCAGCCCCTCGCCGtctgccagggcaggggacGCACGGCTGCTCTGCGTCTGGTGGGAGCAGGAGAGGTCCAGGCTGCTGAAGTGGGAGTGCGCAGGGCAGGTCAGGCACTGGTTGGGGCCAGGCCCCGCGCAAGTGGCGCAGGAGgggtggcagggcaggcagaggtggGGCGCGATGGGCTCCACGCTGTTCTCCAGGTTGTAGTGCGTGCTCTGGACACCGGGTGCAAAGCCAGGAGGGCAGCGCTTCAGGCAGCTCTTCTGGTGCAGGTAGTACCCCTCCTCGCAGACTGCGGGAAAGGCAGGGTCAGCGCGTGCAGGGGGAGCCACCTGCACCCCACAcccccgccccctccctgccagccctgcactCACCCACACAGGTCTGGCTGGGGGTCAGGGTCTTGCAGCCGCTGCTCTCCAGCTGGTTGGAGAGGCTGGGGGAGTCAGTGGCCGTCCCGTACAGCACAAGTGTGAACTTGGTCAGTGTGCCTGCAACGACATGGGGTGAGGACCACTGACACACCTGTGGGACTGCCTGTGCTTGGGACAGGCACAGAGAGGGGGCTTGCACTGACCCTGCCACAGGCTGCCCATCACCTGGAAGAGTACCCGACGTACGACCATGCCCCTGCACAGGGCTGCccgcagggcaggggggagccagGCCAGCTGTCACAGGGGGCACCTGCTGCCCCAGACCCCCGCAGCCCCAGAGCAGCTGCatcccctccagcctctccccagccaggTCACTGCAAAGCATCTGAGGTGTCACTGGCTCTGCTCAAGGGGGCTGGGAGGACACTGGGCACCCACTCTGCTCCCATTCCCACCCCGGGCTAAGAGGGAAGCAATGGTGGGGGCGAGGCCAGTCCAGCCCTACCGTAGTTGTTGGCGTCGCTGGTGTTCTCGATCTCCAGCACCCATTCCCCAGAGGGGTCCTCGTCCCATGAGTGCGTCGTCATGAAGGCCCAGTCATTGAAGCCATCAGCCGAGAAGTCATGGGGCCTGTACGAGGAGGGGAAAGAGGTGGGTGCCAGCGTCCCGCAAACACCTGGGGCCATCCTGGGGCACCCCGCAGCCCAGCACCTACCTGGCAGCCAGGAGGGTGGACCGGGTGCCCATGGGACTGACGAGGTGGATGGCCAAGTCCCCCCGACGGTTGTAGGACAGCGTCAGCCTGGCCTGTGCGTGCTCCAGCCGGCTGATGTAGTTGGCTTTCCCCAGGCAGGCATCCACCTTCCGCCGCACCTCCAGGCGCTTCCCGATGTCCCTGTCAAGGACAGGCAAGAGTGAGCCCAGTCCTAAGCCCTGGGGCATGCGTCagggtgctccagcccctgctgcCCACTGCCGGGCTTTGCAGCTGCCCTGGGAACCGGGTGCTGTGTCCCAAGGCAGCTGGAGTGGGAGGCGAGGCAATCCCACTGCAGCTGGCAGCACCTCCTCTCCATTCCCAGAcagggcacaggcagcaggcaggcctGCCCCAGTTCCTAGGCACAGTCGGGTTTGCTCTGCCGAGCACGCGCTGCCTGGTGCCGCCTCCCCGGCCGCCGCTccatgccagccctgaatggGCCCTTTCTTCACCCGCCACCAGGCCAGCTACACCCTGCACGGTGTGGCCAGGGACTGCATGGGCACGGCCATCCCCATCCCGGTGCTTCTGTGCGGCTGTCCCCCTGGCAGTCACCTGTGGCGCCGGCCCTGGTGCCAGCGCAGGATACCGGTTGCAAGAAGTGCCCGCTCTGGATGGGCAGGGGTGGGTCCCAGGGGaccagggcagagcagcaggcacaCGCAGGGCCCAGCCCTGGCTTCCTCCCTGCACAGGGATGTCCCCCTCCCTGCTGAGAGCCCCTGGGGAGCGCCCTGGCCGCACATGAGACTCGGCACACATTGCACTGCAGCAATGGGAGCCAAACAGGAATAAAAGGAGCTTCTGTCTGACCCCTGAAAAGCCCCTCTGTCTGGGGATGACTCGTGCCGGCTGCTCCCAAACCGCAGtgccccagcctgcctgcacccccacGGCGCCCAacccagcctggccccagcaAGAGCAGGCAGGCTGAGCAGTCGATGTCAGTGCCGGACAGCTGAAGGCGCCCTTCCCGGCTCTCCCCAAGCTCTCACAGGAGGATGGCCTGGGGTCTCAGGGACAGCTCAGCCCTGGACATCATCCCCAATCCCTGCCTTGGACCCAGAGGCGCTCGGGCTCCTGTGTGGGGCCGTGCACTGGGCGGATGCTGGGCAATGCCCTCCTGGGCTCACCGCCCTTACTTCGGCTCCGTGAGGACGTCGATGACGCACTTCCTCTGAGGTCCCACCGTGGTCCAGTTCTTGGCCAGGCTCACCATGGCCCCAGCATCCAGCAGGCCGTAGCCATAGGAGTGGCTGACTGTGGACAGAAAGGGGGTCAGTGCCActcctgggggtccctggggggggacaTGTGCCCGGCTGCACTGCGCAGCTCACCAGGGCCTCCTGCCTCCTTTGTCCCCCAGGGATGCAAGGGTGCTttgccccagcacccccaggctAGCGATGCTTGTGGGAATGGTCCATCCCCGGCACCCCGATACCTTTGCGGCCGACGCCGTTGGTGACCCAGTCATTGGCATTGAGGTGAGCCGGCTTTGATGTCTGCACCACCAGGTGCTGCATGTCCCGCCAGGTCAGGTTCTTGCTGCGGGGAGACACGGGGCTCAGGCAGCTGCACccagctcctcccagccccaggcaggtcCATGCCCAGGTGCCGCTGCCTCATGGGGCTTGTGTGGCCACCCCtagcccagccctgctctgtgccCGCCCTTACTTGGCTTCCAGGGCGAGGGCGATGATGCCAGCAGCCAGGGGCGCCGAGGCGGACGTCCCTGTGTGTGATTCGGTGCATTTCTGTCTGAGGTCAGTCGTCACCTGCAAGGAGGAGTGCTTGGGTAGGAGGTGCTGTGGCTACTGGCCACGTCCAGGATCTGGCTCGGGGGCTTGCATCCCCACAAGGGCCGCAGGAGGCGAGGCAGAGCTGCCGCTCCTGGGGCAGCTCATGAGCTTCCCTCCAGAAGCCCTCAACTCATGAGGCCGAGCCCTGGGAGAGACCCGGAGGGCAGTAGCATGGCAGAGtggggccagccctgctcccagcactgcagcccACTCAGGTCCCAGAGGGATGcccacagcagccacagctcACGGCACGTCCCACCGCTCTGAGCCCCCAGCCTGCAGACACCAACAGCCCCAACTCACAATCTGCTTCTCATTCTGGTTGCCGCTGCTGTAGGTGGTGGCAAGGGTGGAGGAGCAGGCCTCGCTGTACCAGGGCACGTTACCATACTGCGTGGTGCTGCTGATGGACAGCGTGTAGATGCTGTTGGTGTAACCGTCACAGTTGCAGCTGTCGTGCTCACGGCCCCCGTTCCCGGACGCCCAGACGAAGATGGAGCCCAGCCCCCCTCGGCCCTAGCAACAGAGGCAGGGTGAGGGCCAGCGCCAGTGTCACCCgcgctgctgcagggcaggaagccccaggctggagctggggacatGCGGACGGTGCCAGCCCCAGGGCTCTTGCAGCCTGAGTGGGAAAGACTGAGCAGATGCAGCTGGGACACTGGGAGACAGCGGGATGCCACCAGTCATGGCCCATGGGCCTGGGCACCCAGCACTGCCATCCCTCACCACCGCCATGCCTACGGAGGGTGCTGGGGCACCTCTGCAGAGGCTATGGGGGCTTCCCCAACAGGCAAGGCACTGGGTGGCAGGAGGCTCTGTCGGAGGAGAGCTTCCAAGAACTGATGTCTTTTTGCACTCGGAAATTACCCAGGCTGACTCTGCCTGTGTGGGATTTGCAGCTGCCTGGCAGCACTGCGGGAGCTCAGCAGAGCAGTCCCAACCGGCTGCTCAGCACCCAAAAGCCACAGCTCCACTCACAGCATGTGTGACAGAGCTGGCATGGCACAGTGAGGCAGGTTTGCCAGCATGCCTTGCACAGCATATGCGTCTCTCCATGCAGGGATTCCCAGACAGAACATGGGGCACAGCTAACTACGTGGGCTGCACCACAGCAATGCCAAGGCACAGGCTGCACTGACAGCACATGGGGACAGCGGGTGGacaggcagaggaagggagggcgAGCAGCTGGCATGAAACCAGGCAGGGACCAGCACAGGGCTttggagagcagggagggaccGTCCCAGCATGGGGCTGCTCAGGAGTCCTCTGAGCAGGGAGGACAGGGCTGCTCAGAAAGGCGAGATAAGTACCCAGCACGGGAGGAGCCCTGACTCAGAGCCATCATGcaggaagaacaggaaaaacCAACAGAGCCTGATCCTGGAGATGGGCTGGAAGACAGCTCATTGCAGGAGGGCTGGGACAACAACCAGGGCAGGCAGAACAAGGAAAACCTgggggaaggggcaggagctcagccagcactcCCCCAGCAAACTCTCCTGCTCACCTGGCTGACCCCTCGGAAGAAAGCCTCCTCTGCCAGCCGGGCCGGGCCATCCACAGTCTTGCCATCGTCCTCAGGGCCCCAGCTGGCACTGTAGATGTGGATGTGGTTGGGATTGAGGCCCAGGGAATGGGCCTCCACAGCATCAGTCACCTCCCCATCCAGCATGCGCACGCCTAGGGCCAGAGAGCAGACGTCACGGGTGACGGGATGGGGCAGGGCGGCTGCGTGCCGCAGGGCAGTGGTGCCACTGGTGAGAGCCCTCCCATCCACTGCTGCCGCCCCATGCCATGGGCCGTCACAGGGCTGCCCTGGCCAGCAGTGCCAAgatccccagcacagcccactCCTCCAGCCGCGAGGCACCCACAGAGCCCAGCGCAGGCTTTGCTTTTGGCGCAGGGCAGGGTGGCACCCACCTCCGATCCTGGCGTTGTAAGCCACGCCAACACCACAGATCCCATTGTTTGCCACAGCAGCGACTTCCCCGGCGCAGCGTGTGCCATGTCTGCAGTCAAAACAGGACCAAGCGTGCTCAGATGAGGCACAAGGAGCACAGGGCTGGGCACCAGCCGCAGCTGGAAGGACCAGCACCCAGGCTGTCTCCCGTCCCTCCTGAATCAGGCAGCTGACAAAGGCCCTGC
This region of Buteo buteo chromosome 13, bButBut1.hap1.1, whole genome shotgun sequence genomic DNA includes:
- the FURIN gene encoding furin, giving the protein MDLRPCSLLLHWTLVVALALLAQEVLAQRIYTNTWAVLVPAGPQEADRLARKHGFLNLGPIFGDYYHFRHSGVVKRSLSPHQPWHSRLAREPQVQWLEQQVAKRRTKRDVFMEPTDPKFPQQWYLYNTNQRDLNVRQAWEQGYTGKGIVVSILDDGIEKNHPDLEGNYDPGASFDVNDQDPDPQPRYTQMNDNRHGTRCAGEVAAVANNGICGVGVAYNARIGGVRMLDGEVTDAVEAHSLGLNPNHIHIYSASWGPEDDGKTVDGPARLAEEAFFRGVSQGRGGLGSIFVWASGNGGREHDSCNCDGYTNSIYTLSISSTTQYGNVPWYSEACSSTLATTYSSGNQNEKQIVTTDLRQKCTESHTGTSASAPLAAGIIALALEANKNLTWRDMQHLVVQTSKPAHLNANDWVTNGVGRKVSHSYGYGLLDAGAMVSLAKNWTTVGPQRKCVIDVLTEPKDIGKRLEVRRKVDACLGKANYISRLEHAQARLTLSYNRRGDLAIHLVSPMGTRSTLLAARPHDFSADGFNDWAFMTTHSWDEDPSGEWVLEIENTSDANNYGTLTKFTLVLYGTATDSPSLSNQLESSGCKTLTPSQTCVVCEEGYYLHQKSCLKRCPPGFAPGVQSTHYNLENSVEPIAPHLCLPCHPSCATCAGPGPNQCLTCPAHSHFSSLDLSCSHQTQSSRASPALADGEGLAKAPPPANLPVLIASLSCILIVVIFVTVFLVLQARSGFSLRGVKVYALDSGIISYKGLPSDIWQEEGPSESDGEEYEAHSERTAFIRDQSAL